In Betaproteobacteria bacterium, the following proteins share a genomic window:
- a CDS encoding glutaredoxin produces MGRSILDEDHIHPAIRETIANDHSDIVREVQAAVAGKGVVVVGMAQNPFPRKARKILDAAGIPYQYLEYGSYFSQWRRRLALKMWTGWQTFPMVFAKGVLVGGASDLERLHASGELKRMLG; encoded by the coding sequence ATGGGACGCAGCATTCTCGACGAAGACCACATCCACCCCGCGATCCGGGAAACGATTGCCAACGACCACTCGGACATCGTGCGCGAAGTGCAGGCGGCGGTCGCGGGTAAGGGCGTGGTCGTGGTGGGCATGGCGCAGAATCCGTTCCCGAGGAAAGCGCGCAAGATCCTCGATGCGGCCGGGATACCGTACCAGTATCTCGAGTACGGCAGCTACTTCTCGCAGTGGCGGCGGCGACTAGCCCTCAAGATGTGGACGGGATGGCAGACGTTTCCGATGGTGTTCGCGAAGGGCGTGCTGGTCGGTGGGGCGAGCGACCTGGAGAGGCTCCACGCGAGCGGAGAGCTCAAGCGGATGCTCGGGTAG
- a CDS encoding peptidase M14, translating into MARNQMTFRTKYLDYAELSGQLSAWSKAYPDIVRLTSIGRSEEGREIPLLTIGRNAHDAGPAVWIDGNMHASELCGSSVALAMAEDILAIHQGRNEAGGKALPAHMADAIREALFYIVPRVSPDGAEEVLKKGRYLRSSPMNDRINKGHAYWEAADIDGDGEATYMRQVSPDGELVELRGEDGTPLDPPVMVPRGPEDEGPYYKLYPEGRIVNFDGRRIPDPYFLSDNLYDFNRNFPYRWEAEPKQEGAGHFPGSAAETRAILEFAAKHPNIFTWLNLHTFGGVLIRPMGDAPDHKMDQSDLAIFRQVEAWMTQHTGYASVSGFHEFLYEPEKPLYGDITEYAYHQRGCIAYVVELWDLFKQLGIARMKPFVDHYTHLERKDYVALAKFDREQNQGRIFKRWRKAKHPQLGDVEVGGFDARVGISNPPYERLAQTCATQSAAFLRVAALVPRVSVEVVSHEKAGAGHTRIELRVANSGYLGTYGLSSAKKLAHAEPLRLTAQGEGLTFVAPAESIIEIGHLDGWGSGLYAGTNIFFPWTRGNVHEKFVTFVVKGRGRLNVKVGSCRVGYRTLEVDVG; encoded by the coding sequence ATGGCGAGGAATCAAATGACGTTTCGCACCAAGTATCTCGACTACGCCGAACTCTCCGGCCAGCTTTCCGCGTGGTCGAAGGCGTATCCGGACATCGTCCGGCTGACCTCGATCGGGCGAAGCGAGGAGGGGCGCGAAATCCCCCTTCTCACGATCGGCCGCAACGCGCACGACGCGGGCCCCGCGGTGTGGATCGACGGCAACATGCATGCCTCCGAGCTTTGCGGCTCGAGCGTGGCGCTCGCCATGGCGGAGGACATTCTCGCCATCCATCAGGGCAGGAACGAGGCGGGCGGCAAGGCCTTGCCGGCGCACATGGCGGACGCGATCCGGGAGGCGCTCTTCTACATCGTTCCGCGCGTCTCCCCCGACGGCGCGGAGGAGGTGCTCAAGAAGGGGCGCTACCTGCGCTCCAGCCCGATGAACGACCGCATCAACAAGGGCCACGCATACTGGGAGGCGGCCGATATCGACGGTGACGGCGAGGCCACCTACATGCGCCAGGTGTCGCCCGATGGCGAGCTGGTCGAACTGCGCGGCGAGGACGGCACGCCGCTCGATCCCCCGGTGATGGTGCCGCGCGGTCCCGAGGATGAGGGGCCCTACTACAAGCTCTATCCCGAAGGGCGCATCGTCAACTTCGACGGCCGGCGCATCCCGGACCCGTATTTCCTGTCCGACAACCTCTACGACTTCAACCGCAACTTCCCCTACCGGTGGGAGGCCGAGCCCAAGCAGGAGGGTGCGGGCCACTTCCCGGGCAGCGCGGCCGAGACGCGGGCGATCCTGGAGTTCGCGGCGAAGCACCCGAACATCTTCACCTGGCTCAATCTGCACACATTCGGCGGCGTGCTCATCCGGCCGATGGGTGATGCGCCCGACCACAAGATGGACCAGTCCGACCTGGCGATCTTCCGCCAGGTCGAGGCGTGGATGACGCAGCACACGGGCTACGCCTCGGTGAGCGGCTTCCACGAGTTCCTCTACGAGCCGGAAAAGCCCCTCTACGGCGACATCACCGAATACGCCTACCACCAGAGAGGGTGCATCGCGTACGTGGTCGAGCTGTGGGATCTCTTCAAGCAGCTCGGCATCGCGCGCATGAAGCCCTTCGTGGACCACTACACGCACCTGGAGCGCAAGGACTATGTCGCGCTCGCGAAATTCGATCGCGAACAGAACCAGGGCCGCATCTTCAAGCGCTGGCGCAAGGCGAAGCACCCGCAGCTGGGCGACGTCGAAGTGGGCGGGTTCGACGCTCGCGTGGGCATCTCCAACCCTCCGTACGAAAGGCTGGCGCAGACGTGCGCCACGCAGAGCGCCGCGTTCCTGCGCGTGGCGGCGCTCGTGCCCCGGGTTTCGGTGGAGGTGGTCAGCCACGAGAAGGCGGGCGCGGGCCACACGCGCATCGAACTGCGCGTGGCAAACAGCGGCTACCTGGGCACCTACGGGCTGTCGTCCGCGAAGAAACTCGCGCACGCGGAGCCGCTTCGCCTCACCGCGCAGGGCGAGGGCCTCACGTTCGTGGCGCCCGCGGAGTCGATCATCGAGATCGGCCACCTCGACGGCTGGGGCAGCGGCCTTTACGCCGGCACCAACATCTTCTTCCCCTGGACGCGCGGCAACGTGCATGAGAAGTTCGTCACGTTCGTCGTCAAGGGGCGCGGACGCCTGAACGTCAAGGTGGGCAGTTGCCGCGTGGGATACCGGACGCTCGAGGTCGACGTCGGCTGA
- a CDS encoding D-amino acid dehydrogenase yields the protein MTVLVLGAGVIGVTTAWYLRAQGHDVRVIERREGAALESSFANAGQVSAHLAEPWSNPSTLRQLPRWLLQDGAPLVWRPRWRFDQWRWLAKFLRECSPARYSRNLLHLAAISLYSRETLRALRAETGIGYDFHEGGILLFHTDPQAFGKAAATARRLQAHGLKRTVLDVDECIATEPALAHLRDRLAGGIYSRHDETGDAHQFTQALARLGTERGIRFDYGSTVRRLLLENGEVKGAEVDHADGRRESIAARCTVVCLGPHTPALVKPVGVDLDIYPVKGYSITLPVADEKAALRIGVTDAAAKIAFSRLGDRIRATSTAEIADFDLTVDRKRCEALVRHTLELFPGAGDAGRAEFWAGLRPTTPSNLPCVGRSKVPGLFLNAGHGTVGWTQSCGSGRAIAEIVAGRRPGVDFPFLGVA from the coding sequence GTGACTGTCCTCGTCCTCGGCGCCGGGGTCATCGGCGTCACGACAGCGTGGTACCTGAGGGCGCAGGGCCACGACGTTCGCGTGATCGAACGGCGCGAAGGCGCGGCCCTCGAGTCGAGCTTCGCCAACGCGGGCCAGGTATCGGCGCACCTGGCCGAGCCCTGGTCCAACCCCTCGACGTTGCGCCAGTTGCCCCGGTGGCTCCTGCAGGACGGGGCACCTCTCGTGTGGCGCCCGCGTTGGCGCTTCGATCAGTGGCGATGGCTCGCGAAGTTCCTTCGCGAATGCTCGCCCGCGCGCTACTCGAGGAACCTCCTTCATCTGGCCGCCATCAGCCTCTACAGCCGCGAAACGCTGCGGGCCCTGCGCGCCGAGACGGGCATCGGATACGACTTCCATGAGGGCGGGATCCTGCTTTTCCACACCGATCCGCAGGCTTTCGGCAAGGCGGCCGCCACGGCGCGGCGCCTCCAGGCGCATGGCCTGAAGCGCACCGTTCTCGATGTCGACGAGTGCATTGCCACCGAGCCCGCGCTGGCTCACCTGCGCGACCGGCTCGCAGGCGGCATCTATTCCCGCCACGACGAGACGGGCGACGCCCACCAGTTCACGCAGGCGCTGGCGAGGCTGGGGACCGAGCGGGGCATCCGCTTCGACTACGGGTCAACGGTGCGCCGCCTCCTCCTGGAGAACGGCGAGGTGAAGGGTGCCGAGGTGGATCACGCCGACGGCAGGCGCGAGTCCATCGCCGCACGTTGCACCGTGGTGTGCCTGGGTCCGCACACGCCGGCGCTGGTAAAGCCGGTGGGTGTCGATCTCGACATCTACCCGGTAAAGGGCTACTCGATCACGCTCCCGGTGGCCGACGAGAAGGCGGCGCTGCGCATCGGCGTGACCGACGCGGCGGCGAAGATCGCCTTTTCCCGGCTGGGCGATCGGATCCGCGCCACGAGCACCGCGGAGATCGCGGATTTCGACCTGACTGTGGACCGCAAGCGCTGCGAGGCGCTGGTGCGTCACACCCTGGAGCTGTTTCCCGGCGCGGGGGACGCGGGGCGCGCGGAGTTCTGGGCGGGTCTTCGGCCCACCACGCCGAGCAACCTTCCCTGCGTGGGGCGCTCGAAGGTGCCGGGCCTCTTCCTCAATGCCGGACACGGCACCGTGGGCTGGACGCAATCCTGCGGGTCGGGTCGTGCGATCGCCGAGATCGTCGCCGGCCGCCGGCCCGGGGTGGATTTTCCCTTCCTCGGCGTCGCCTGA
- a CDS encoding SagB/ThcOx family dehydrogenase, with product MTTPRHRSDEFPAAAARYSRREFLSNTGAAFAGAAIILPGLIPAATAAAPAMAPEQVRLLPAPAKEGGMPLMQALSLRRSTREFSNRRIPEQVLSDLLWAAYGVNRASGDRTAPSWRHIAVIDVYAAMEDGLWLYDPKRHALLPHPAGDIRAQTGQQDFVRTAPLNLVYVANGARMSELTPENCKLFCSVDSAFTGQNVYLYCACAGLATVFRGAVDYAKLARAMRLDEDQFVTFAQTVGYPKEA from the coding sequence ATGACAACCCCTCGTCACCGGAGCGACGAATTTCCCGCCGCCGCCGCCCGGTATTCCCGCCGCGAATTCCTGAGCAACACCGGCGCTGCCTTTGCCGGTGCGGCGATCATCTTGCCGGGGCTTATCCCGGCGGCGACGGCCGCGGCGCCTGCGATGGCTCCCGAACAGGTGCGGCTGCTGCCGGCGCCTGCGAAGGAAGGCGGCATGCCGCTCATGCAAGCGCTGTCGCTGCGCCGCTCCACGCGCGAATTCTCCAATCGCCGGATACCCGAGCAGGTGCTGTCCGACCTCCTGTGGGCTGCCTACGGGGTCAACCGCGCCAGCGGCGACCGCACGGCGCCCAGCTGGCGCCACATTGCCGTGATCGACGTCTACGCGGCCATGGAGGACGGGTTGTGGCTGTATGACCCGAAGCGCCACGCGCTCCTGCCGCACCCGGCGGGCGACATCCGCGCGCAGACCGGGCAGCAGGACTTCGTGCGCACCGCGCCCCTCAACCTCGTGTACGTGGCGAACGGCGCGCGCATGTCGGAGCTCACGCCGGAGAACTGCAAGCTCTTCTGCTCGGTCGACAGCGCGTTCACGGGCCAGAACGTGTACCTCTACTGCGCCTGCGCGGGGCTCGCCACGGTCTTCCGGGGCGCGGTGGATTACGCGAAGCTCGCGCGGGCGATGCGGCTGGACGAGGACCAGTTCGTCACCTTCGCGCAGACGGTGGGGTACCCGAAGGAAGCGTAG
- a CDS encoding efflux RND transporter periplasmic adaptor subunit has product MAQDEARKVVRRAKIVAIVVVVALAIGAGRTLFVRNSSARALVAETAAMAKIYVKVATPTIGGADTTLTLPGTLQGAVQSPISARASGYVKRWTRDIGSRVEKGELLAQIESPEIDQQLLQAVAAQQQAEVSLELAKSTARRWEELRRTGMVPQQQLEERRSAEAQAQANLAASAANVERLRQLQGFNRVTAPFAGVITKRNVNVGDLIDAGGARAMFVLTQTDPLRVYVDVPQSYAHLVKIGQAVTIAQAELRGRKFNGQVARTSASLDSATRTMQVEVALPNRDGALLPGAYVQVLLPLKGAQGMMIPTNALMFRGDGIRVATVDDAGRVKLVPIRVGRNLGERIEVVDGLAGRERLVLNPPDSLTEGDAVAVSIDSIR; this is encoded by the coding sequence ATGGCGCAAGACGAAGCGCGCAAGGTGGTGCGACGCGCGAAGATCGTGGCGATCGTCGTTGTCGTGGCGCTGGCGATCGGCGCGGGGCGCACGCTCTTCGTGCGCAACTCCAGCGCCCGCGCGCTCGTGGCCGAGACCGCGGCGATGGCGAAAATCTACGTGAAGGTGGCCACGCCCACCATCGGTGGCGCGGACACCACGCTCACCCTGCCCGGAACGCTGCAGGGCGCGGTGCAGTCGCCGATCTCCGCGCGCGCGAGTGGGTACGTGAAGCGCTGGACGCGCGACATCGGCAGCCGCGTCGAAAAGGGCGAGCTGCTCGCGCAGATCGAGAGCCCCGAGATCGACCAGCAACTTTTGCAGGCGGTTGCGGCGCAGCAGCAGGCCGAGGTGAGCCTCGAGCTGGCGAAGAGCACTGCCAGACGGTGGGAAGAGTTGCGCCGCACCGGCATGGTGCCGCAGCAGCAACTCGAAGAGCGCCGCAGCGCCGAGGCGCAGGCGCAGGCGAACCTCGCCGCCTCCGCCGCCAACGTGGAGCGGCTTCGCCAGCTCCAGGGCTTCAACCGCGTCACCGCCCCCTTTGCGGGCGTGATCACCAAGCGCAACGTGAACGTGGGCGACCTCATCGACGCGGGAGGCGCGCGTGCCATGTTCGTCCTCACGCAGACCGATCCGCTGCGCGTGTACGTGGACGTGCCGCAGTCCTATGCCCACCTGGTAAAGATCGGCCAGGCGGTGACGATCGCGCAGGCCGAGCTTCGCGGCAGGAAATTCAATGGCCAGGTGGCGCGCACCTCGGCCTCCCTCGACTCCGCCACCCGCACGATGCAGGTGGAGGTGGCCCTTCCCAATCGCGACGGCGCGCTGCTTCCCGGCGCCTACGTGCAAGTGCTGCTGCCATTGAAAGGTGCGCAAGGCATGATGATCCCTACCAATGCGCTCATGTTCCGCGGGGATGGGATACGCGTGGCCACGGTCGACGATGCCGGGCGGGTGAAGCTCGTGCCGATCAGGGTGGGGCGCAATCTCGGCGAACGGATCGAGGTGGTGGATGGGCTGGCTGGGCGGGAGCGGTTGGTGCTGAATCCGCCGGATTCGCTCACCGAGGGGGACGCAGTAGCCGTTTCGATCGATTCGATCAGGTAA
- a CDS encoding tripartite tricarboxylate transporter substrate binding protein — MMKKLLAVLGLVAMVAGAAHAQEWPTRAVKIIAPFAPGGSVDIVARILAQKMSETFGQSFVIENKSGASGMIGADSVAKSAPDGYTLLVNSSIHVIVPSLFSKITYNALDDFVAVGQATEVPMVMLTGSGNAAKSVHDVIEWAKAKPGLAYASAGSGSSTHLAGEVFKRAAGVDLTHIPYKGSGAAMADVIGGQVPLMFDALTAAMGNIQGGRMRALAVSSEKRSPILPDVPTFQELKMPQMNLSTWHGMWAPKGTPPAIVKKLNAEIVRIVGLPDVREKIRGLGGIPVGNTPAQFDAFQRAEFAKWSRIVKETGAQVD; from the coding sequence ATGATGAAGAAGCTGCTTGCGGTTCTGGGGTTGGTGGCCATGGTGGCAGGGGCGGCGCATGCGCAGGAGTGGCCCACCCGCGCCGTGAAGATCATTGCTCCCTTCGCCCCGGGCGGCTCGGTGGACATCGTGGCGCGAATCCTCGCGCAGAAGATGAGCGAGACGTTCGGCCAGTCGTTCGTCATCGAGAACAAGTCCGGCGCCTCGGGCATGATCGGCGCCGATAGCGTGGCCAAGTCCGCGCCCGACGGCTACACGCTTCTGGTGAACTCCTCGATCCACGTGATCGTGCCCAGCCTCTTCAGCAAGATCACCTACAACGCCCTCGACGACTTCGTCGCGGTGGGGCAGGCAACGGAAGTGCCGATGGTCATGCTCACGGGCTCCGGCAACGCGGCGAAGTCGGTGCACGACGTCATCGAGTGGGCCAAGGCGAAGCCCGGCCTGGCCTACGCCTCGGCGGGCAGTGGCTCCTCCACGCACCTTGCGGGCGAGGTGTTCAAGCGGGCCGCAGGCGTGGACCTCACCCACATCCCGTACAAGGGAAGCGGCGCGGCCATGGCCGACGTGATCGGCGGGCAGGTGCCGCTGATGTTCGATGCGCTAACCGCCGCCATGGGCAACATCCAGGGCGGCCGCATGCGGGCCCTGGCGGTCTCCTCCGAGAAGCGCTCGCCGATTCTGCCGGACGTGCCGACGTTCCAGGAACTCAAGATGCCGCAGATGAACCTCTCGACCTGGCACGGGATGTGGGCGCCGAAGGGCACGCCGCCCGCGATCGTGAAGAAGCTCAATGCGGAGATCGTGCGCATCGTGGGGCTGCCCGACGTGCGCGAGAAGATCCGCGGACTGGGCGGCATTCCCGTCGGGAACACTCCCGCGCAGTTCGATGCCTTCCAGCGCGCCGAGTTCGCCAAGTGGAGCCGCATCGTCAAGGAAACGGGCGCGCAGGTCGATTGA
- a CDS encoding efflux RND transporter permease subunit, with translation MPSPSIAKTAGFSVVELAIRRPYTFIVMAMLIVLATPLALKNMPTDIFPEIDIPVLSLIWNYRGLNAQEMGQRIAGQTERSLTTTVSDIEHIESTSLAGTTVIKVFFQPTANIQTALAQVVAIAQTQVRQLPPGTTPPLIIKYSASSIPVMQLALSSPTLPEQAVFDAAVNQLRPQLVTIPGAAIPWPYGGKQRLISVDLDLKALQAQGLAPADVVNALTVQNLVLPSGTAKLGNIEYNVTLDASPEAIMDLADLPIRSVSGVTTYLRDVANVRDGFSPQTNIVRRDGERGVLLSILKSGGASTLDIVDNLRRILPRASQLLPEDVKVTPLFDQSVFVKSAVKTVVLEALIAAGLTALLVLLFLGNWKSTFIVAVTIPLSLLASILMLRVLGETLNIMTLGGLALAVGILVDLAIVTIENIERHLHHGTPLHEAILHGANEIGVPAFVSTLCICIVFVPMFFLTGVARFLFVPMAMSVVFAMAMAYILSRTLVPTLMMLMMGKKRATPLPSPRKAGGAFHRLHLAFDRQFERARSAYAATLEAVLTRRALFGGAFLLFTLLSCALYPFLGRDFFPKVDGGQVRLHFRAPTGTRIEETAQVAGRIETEIRKLIPAAELDTILDNLGVPNSSINLSYSNAGTIGTLDGEILMSLKEGHRPTDEWVTLLRRELPPRFPGIEFFFQPADMVTQILNFGLPAAINVQFAGPQLAQNATLAAELTRRIRAIPGAVDVHIHQRFDNPGIDLTIDRTKLQQMGLSAQNVGQNLLLALAGSGQTAPAYWLNPRNGVVYNIAVQTPDYNVDSLDALLNIPVAGADGDGRSTQLLGNLVQSRPKKDPAVVSRYDLLPVVEIFVSVQGTDLASVASQVQALVDETRAKLPRGSRLEMRGQVQTMNESFKGLLIGLAMAIVLVFLLIVVNFQSWTDALIIVAALPAALAGIAWTLFITGTTHSVPALTGAIMTMGVATANSILLLSFARERIAAGIAPAAAALDAGATRLRPVLMTALAMIIGMAPMALGIGEGAEQNAPLGRAVIGGLLFATVSTLFFVPVVFAAVRERLAPSGASMGDGYAEELREET, from the coding sequence ATGCCCTCGCCGTCCATCGCAAAAACCGCCGGGTTCTCGGTCGTGGAGCTCGCGATTCGCCGCCCGTACACGTTCATCGTGATGGCGATGCTGATCGTGCTCGCCACGCCGCTGGCGCTGAAGAACATGCCGACGGACATCTTTCCCGAGATCGATATCCCGGTGTTGAGCCTCATCTGGAACTACCGGGGCCTCAATGCCCAGGAGATGGGCCAGCGCATCGCCGGGCAGACCGAGCGCAGCCTTACCACCACGGTAAGCGACATCGAGCACATCGAATCCACGTCGCTTGCCGGCACCACGGTCATCAAGGTCTTCTTCCAGCCCACCGCCAACATCCAGACGGCGCTCGCGCAGGTGGTGGCCATCGCGCAGACCCAGGTGCGGCAACTCCCCCCGGGCACCACGCCGCCGCTCATCATCAAGTACTCGGCCTCGAGCATCCCCGTGATGCAGCTCGCCCTCTCCAGCCCGACGCTGCCCGAGCAAGCCGTCTTCGACGCGGCCGTGAACCAGCTCCGTCCACAGCTCGTGACCATCCCCGGGGCGGCGATACCCTGGCCCTACGGCGGCAAGCAACGGCTGATCTCCGTGGACCTGGACTTGAAGGCGCTGCAGGCCCAGGGTCTCGCGCCCGCCGACGTCGTGAATGCGCTGACCGTGCAGAACCTGGTGCTGCCCTCGGGAACGGCGAAACTCGGCAACATCGAGTACAACGTGACGCTGGATGCCTCCCCCGAGGCGATCATGGATCTCGCCGACCTGCCGATCCGCAGCGTGAGCGGGGTGACCACCTACCTGCGCGACGTGGCCAACGTGCGCGACGGCTTCAGCCCCCAGACCAACATCGTGCGCCGCGACGGCGAGCGCGGGGTGCTGCTCTCCATCCTCAAGAGCGGTGGCGCGTCCACGCTGGACATCGTGGACAACCTGCGCCGGATCCTGCCGCGTGCCTCCCAGTTGTTGCCGGAGGACGTAAAGGTCACGCCGCTCTTCGACCAGTCGGTGTTCGTGAAGTCGGCCGTGAAGACGGTCGTGCTCGAGGCGCTGATCGCAGCCGGCCTCACCGCGCTTCTCGTGCTGCTCTTTCTCGGCAACTGGAAGAGCACCTTCATCGTCGCGGTGACGATACCGCTGTCGCTGCTTGCCTCCATCCTCATGCTGCGCGTGCTGGGCGAGACGCTGAACATCATGACCCTCGGCGGCCTCGCGCTCGCGGTGGGAATCCTCGTGGACCTGGCGATCGTCACCATCGAGAACATCGAGCGCCACCTGCACCACGGCACGCCCCTGCACGAGGCAATCCTCCACGGCGCCAACGAGATCGGCGTGCCCGCCTTCGTCTCGACGCTGTGCATCTGCATCGTCTTCGTGCCCATGTTCTTCCTCACCGGCGTGGCCCGGTTCCTGTTCGTCCCGATGGCCATGTCCGTGGTCTTCGCCATGGCGATGGCCTACATCCTGTCGCGCACGCTGGTGCCCACGCTGATGATGCTGATGATGGGGAAGAAGCGCGCGACTCCCCTCCCGTCCCCTCGCAAGGCAGGCGGCGCATTCCATCGTCTCCACCTTGCCTTCGACCGCCAGTTCGAACGCGCCCGGTCCGCCTACGCCGCCACGCTCGAAGCGGTCCTCACCCGTCGCGCGCTCTTCGGCGGCGCCTTCCTCCTCTTCACGCTCCTCTCCTGCGCCCTGTACCCGTTCCTGGGGAGGGACTTCTTCCCGAAAGTGGACGGCGGGCAGGTCCGGCTGCATTTCCGCGCGCCCACGGGCACCCGCATCGAGGAGACCGCACAGGTCGCCGGCCGAATCGAGACCGAGATCCGCAAGCTCATTCCGGCCGCCGAGCTGGACACCATCCTCGACAACCTGGGCGTGCCCAACAGCAGCATCAACCTCTCGTACAGCAACGCGGGCACCATCGGCACGCTGGACGGCGAGATCCTGATGTCGCTCAAGGAGGGCCACCGCCCCACCGACGAGTGGGTGACGCTCCTGCGCCGCGAGCTGCCGCCCCGCTTCCCGGGCATCGAGTTCTTCTTCCAGCCGGCGGACATGGTCACGCAGATCCTGAATTTCGGCCTGCCCGCGGCGATCAACGTGCAGTTCGCCGGGCCGCAGCTCGCGCAGAACGCCACGCTCGCCGCGGAGCTCACCCGCAGGATCCGCGCGATCCCCGGGGCCGTGGACGTGCACATCCACCAGCGCTTCGACAATCCGGGCATCGACCTCACCATCGACCGCACCAAGCTCCAGCAGATGGGACTCTCGGCCCAGAACGTCGGGCAGAACCTGCTGCTCGCGCTGGCCGGCAGCGGGCAGACGGCGCCCGCCTACTGGCTGAACCCCAGGAACGGCGTGGTCTACAACATCGCGGTGCAGACGCCGGACTACAACGTCGATTCGCTCGACGCCCTCCTGAACATTCCCGTGGCGGGCGCAGACGGAGACGGTCGCAGCACGCAACTCCTCGGCAACCTCGTGCAGTCGCGCCCGAAGAAGGACCCGGCCGTGGTCTCGCGCTACGACCTGCTGCCCGTGGTCGAGATCTTCGTGAGCGTGCAGGGAACCGATCTCGCGAGCGTCGCCTCGCAGGTGCAGGCGCTGGTGGACGAGACGCGCGCGAAGCTTCCGCGCGGCAGCCGCCTCGAGATGCGCGGGCAGGTGCAGACCATGAACGAATCGTTCAAGGGCCTGCTCATCGGCCTCGCCATGGCGATCGTGCTGGTGTTCCTGCTGATCGTCGTGAACTTCCAGTCGTGGACGGACGCGCTCATCATCGTGGCGGCCCTGCCCGCGGCGCTTGCCGGCATCGCCTGGACGCTCTTCATCACCGGCACGACGCATTCGGTGCCGGCCCTCACCGGCGCGATCATGACGATGGGGGTCGCGACGGCGAACTCGATCCTGCTGCTGTCCTTTGCGCGGGAGCGCATTGCGGCGGGTATCGCTCCCGCGGCGGCGGCGCTGGACGCCGGCGCCACGCGCCTGCGACCCGTGCTCATGACGGCGCTCGCGATGATCATCGGCATGGCGCCCATGGCCCTGGGGATCGGGGAAGGCGCGGAGCAGAACGCCCCTCTCGGGCGCGCGGTGATCGGGGGGCTGCTTTTCGCCACCGTCTCGACGCTGTTCTTCGTGCCGGTGGTTTTCGCCGCCGTGCGCGAGCGCCTCGCGCCAAGCGGCGCCTCGATGGGCGACGGCTACGCCGAAGAATTGCGGGAGGAGACCTGA
- a CDS encoding TPM domain-containing protein — MNAVAGFLNTRRGMTIAGWALLFVALWWPTPWGAKGSEGQAVSSGLYAFANLMRPEEFPDSAYGFLPRSLVIGVAFFTNLLFLFGVWFRDNAAPSRAFLGFLIGAVVVDLAVAFILRDFARMPGYWIWVAAVAAIMWAFVARPATGQAPPGYAKAQLIAVRGRSEGRTGLPDIVWVWIGWAVFWIAISGLAHWVTPEAAKAPDEVASRPVKATALAGYVNDFAGVLRLDTVERLGASLAKFEKETSTQVAVALYAQLPDVPVEEFTINVAELSRLGRKGLDNGAILSVFAKDKVARVEVGYGLEGTLTDAQSHRILESVLAPAWNGGDREKAVEETLSAVMASVRDDFQAGRMPGRLAVFWRQLTVEVPRFAKALLPILVAIPTDGRFGISFFGTFLLLGIWDGFVQTLQVARNLFIAVRNLRAGKPLSAGTQSIRFGSIIDTLKVALFFGFIAYVLVGIVVIAGGGAFGSAGATLHW, encoded by the coding sequence GTGAACGCTGTCGCCGGGTTCCTGAATACCCGGCGAGGCATGACCATCGCCGGGTGGGCCCTGCTCTTCGTCGCCCTGTGGTGGCCGACGCCCTGGGGTGCCAAAGGGTCGGAAGGCCAGGCCGTGTCGTCGGGCTTGTACGCCTTCGCCAACCTGATGCGGCCCGAGGAATTTCCGGACTCGGCCTACGGATTCCTGCCGCGCTCGCTGGTGATCGGCGTGGCGTTCTTCACGAACCTCCTGTTTCTCTTCGGCGTGTGGTTTCGCGACAACGCCGCCCCATCGCGAGCTTTCCTGGGATTCCTGATCGGCGCCGTCGTCGTCGACCTGGCGGTGGCATTCATCCTGAGGGATTTCGCGCGGATGCCCGGCTACTGGATATGGGTCGCTGCGGTCGCGGCGATCATGTGGGCATTCGTCGCACGGCCGGCGACGGGGCAGGCACCGCCCGGCTATGCGAAAGCGCAGTTGATCGCGGTCCGTGGCCGGAGCGAAGGCCGCACGGGCCTGCCCGACATCGTGTGGGTCTGGATCGGATGGGCCGTGTTCTGGATCGCCATCAGCGGGCTCGCGCACTGGGTGACGCCGGAAGCGGCGAAGGCTCCGGACGAGGTGGCCTCGCGGCCGGTGAAGGCCACGGCGCTCGCCGGTTATGTGAACGATTTCGCCGGGGTACTCCGGCTGGACACCGTGGAACGTCTCGGCGCGTCCCTCGCGAAATTCGAGAAGGAGACGTCGACCCAGGTCGCGGTGGCCCTTTATGCGCAGCTGCCCGACGTTCCCGTCGAGGAGTTCACGATCAACGTCGCGGAGCTGTCGCGACTCGGCCGCAAGGGGCTCGACAACGGCGCCATCCTGTCGGTCTTCGCGAAGGACAAGGTCGCCCGCGTGGAAGTCGGCTATGGCCTCGAGGGGACGCTCACCGACGCGCAGTCGCATCGCATCCTCGAATCGGTCCTCGCGCCGGCATGGAACGGGGGCGATCGCGAAAAGGCCGTCGAAGAAACGCTTTCCGCGGTCATGGCCTCGGTGCGGGATGACTTCCAGGCGGGAAGAATGCCGGGCCGGCTCGCCGTCTTCTGGCGTCAGCTCACCGTGGAGGTTCCCCGGTTCGCGAAGGCCCTGCTGCCGATCCTGGTCGCGATTCCGACGGACGGGCGATTCGGCATTTCATTCTTCGGCACCTTCCTGCTCCTGGGCATCTGGGACGGCTTCGTCCAGACGCTCCAGGTCGCGCGCAACCTGTTCATCGCCGTACGCAACCTGCGGGCGGGCAAGCCGCTGTCTGCGGGAACGCAATCGATACGGTTCGGCTCCATCATCGACACGCTGAAGGTGGCGCTCTTCTTCGGATTCATCGCCTACGTCCTCGTGGGCATCGTCGTGATCGCGGGCGGCGGCGCGTTCGGCAGCGCAGGCGCGACGCTCCACTGGTGA